Below is a genomic region from Ferribacterium limneticum.
CAGCGGCGAAGGCACCAAGCCCTTGATCTACGCCATCCACGAAGCGCTGGAACAAATGGCACGGCCGGAAATTCCTGACGACGACGAAGACGCTGAAGACAACGCCACGGAAGAATGATGAGCAAGACCCGCCTCGCCAACGCCAAACGCCTCGTCGTCAAAGTCGGCTCGGCGCTCGTCACCAACAACGGCGCTGGTCTCGACCTCGCCGCCATTGAAGACTGGGCCCGGCAGATCGCCGTGCTGCGCCAGCAAGGCAAGGAAGTCGTCATGGTCTCTTCCGGCGCCATCGCCTGCGGCATGCAGCGCCTGGGCTGGGCCAAGCGACCAAAGACGGTGCACGAACTGCAAGCGGCAGCCGCTGTTGGCCAGATGGGCCTGGCGCAAGTCTATGAAGGCGCTTTCGCCAAGCACGGCCTGCACACCGCGCAAATCCTGCTCACCCACGATGACCTCGCCGACCGCAAGCGCTACCTCAACGCCCGCTCGACGATGACCACGCTGCTCGAACTCGGCGTCGTCCCAATCATCAACGAGAACGACACCGTCGTCACCGACGAGATCAAGTTCGGCGACAACGATACACTCGGCGCCCTAGTTGCCAACCTGATCGAAGCCGACGCCCTGATCATCCTGACCGACCAGATCGGCCTGTTCACCGCCGACCCGCGCAAGGATCCGAGCGCCACACTGATCAGCGAAGCCACGGCCGGCGACGAGTCGCTCGAAGCCATGGCCGGCGGCGCCGGCACCCGTATCGGCACCGGCGGCATGATCACCAAGGTCATCGCCGCCAAACGCGCCGCCCGCAGCGGCGCCCACACCGCCATCGCGAGCGGACGAGAGATCGATCCGATCATCCGCCTGGCCGCCGGCGAACCAGTCGGCACCTTGCTCGTCTCGCAAACCCAACCCCTGGCCGCCCGCAAGCAATGGCTGGCCGACCACCTGCAACTCGCCGGCCGCCTGATGCTCGACGATGGCGCGGTCAACGCGCTAAAAGCCGGAAAAAGCCTGTTGCCAATTGGCGTCATCGCCGCCGAAGGCGAATTCGAGCGCGGCTCGGCCGTCGCCTGTATCAGCCCGGCTGGCCACGAAGTTGCACGTGGCCTGTGCAACTACGGTAGCGGCGAAGCCCGCCTGATTACGCGCAAATCAACGGCGGAAATCGAAGCGATCCTCGGCTATGTCGACGAACCGGAATTCATCCACCGCGACAATCTGATCCTGCTCGCCTGACGGGGAAACATCCATCAAAAGCAAAACGGGCGCCAAGGCGCCCGTTTTTCATTGCGACACGCTTGCTTAGAAGCGATAGGAAACGCCAACACCAGCAGTAATCGGGCTCAGATCAAGCGTACCGATCTTCGCACCGCTCAGGGTCACATCGGTTTCCATCTGGATGTACTTCACATCGACGTTCAGGCCCCAATTCTTGTTGAACATGTAGTCGAAACCAACCTGGCCGGCCAGGCCAACGCTGGAGCGGTCAACCGATGCGGCACCATTCAGGATATTGTCGCGACTGAAGAACAGTGTGTAGTTCACGCCAAGGCCAACATAGGGCTTGAAGGCACCAAGGTCGGTAAAGTGATACTGAACGAGCAGGGAAGGCGGCAGGGCCTTGATCTTGCCGATATTGGCACCCGCCATGGTGATATCGACGGTCTGCGGATAGGTCAGGACCAATTCGGCAGCAATGTTCTTGGTAAAGAAATAGCTCAGATCAATTTCCGGAATCCAGCGGCTCTCGGCTTCAATCGGGCCGGGCAAGCCGTCTTTCTGGCCATTTTCGAACTGCACATCGACGGCGCGCACGCGGACCATGAACGAACCATCCTGAGCCTGAGCAACAGAGGAAGAAAGCGCGCCAGCGGCAATCAGCGCAGCAACCAGAATCTTGTTAGCCATAGATCACTCCCTATCATCGTTATGAAAAAAGGGATGCTATTACCATTCGGACTAGGCATTTTGACCTAGGTCAATAACCTTATTACTTACATGGATTTTAAAGGGCATTCACTATTTTTCTGCACCATCGCCAATCAGCGATAACTTTTAAAAGCAACCCAACCATGAAAAATGGGAGTCGAAGCTCACCGCACGAAAGGACGGCGCATGGCCACTCGCACAGGTTCAGCGATTGCAGAAGCTGATCGAGAAAATCTGAAGCAAAAAAACGGGAGCCAAAGCTCCCGTTTCTGTTCCAACTGGAATTAACCAGATTAGAAGGAGTGACGCAGGCCTGTAGCGTAAATGTTGGTATCGGCACCTTGAGCACCAACATCGCTCTGAACACGCTTGGCAACCATACCGGCATAAGCAGTCGTACGCTTGGACAGGGCGTAGGTTGCAGCCAGAGTGCCAACCTTAACATTGTCGGCACCGGCGGTAGAACC
It encodes:
- a CDS encoding OmpW/AlkL family protein encodes the protein MANKILVAALIAAGALSSSVAQAQDGSFMVRVRAVDVQFENGQKDGLPGPIEAESRWIPEIDLSYFFTKNIAAELVLTYPQTVDITMAGANIGKIKALPPSLLVQYHFTDLGAFKPYVGLGVNYTLFFSRDNILNGAASVDRSSVGLAGQVGFDYMFNKNWGLNVDVKYIQMETDVTLSGAKIGTLDLSPITAGVGVSYRF
- the proB gene encoding glutamate 5-kinase, which produces MSKTRLANAKRLVVKVGSALVTNNGAGLDLAAIEDWARQIAVLRQQGKEVVMVSSGAIACGMQRLGWAKRPKTVHELQAAAAVGQMGLAQVYEGAFAKHGLHTAQILLTHDDLADRKRYLNARSTMTTLLELGVVPIINENDTVVTDEIKFGDNDTLGALVANLIEADALIILTDQIGLFTADPRKDPSATLISEATAGDESLEAMAGGAGTRIGTGGMITKVIAAKRAARSGAHTAIASGREIDPIIRLAAGEPVGTLLVSQTQPLAARKQWLADHLQLAGRLMLDDGAVNALKAGKSLLPIGVIAAEGEFERGSAVACISPAGHEVARGLCNYGSGEARLITRKSTAEIEAILGYVDEPEFIHRDNLILLA